Part of the Desulfovibrio porci genome is shown below.
TGAGGAAGATGGCCGCCGAGGCGGGATCCTTGCGGAAATCCTCGGTGGCTTCGGCAAAGAGATCGGCATCCCCCCGTTCCAGCACCTAGCCCTTTTCGGCCAGCGTGACGGCCGGGCGGACCAGTTCGGCGCGCGGCCGCGTGCCGTACAGATCCCGGGCCATTTCCAGTCCGGCCACGGTGCCGGGCACGGCCACGGCCAGATGCCCGCGCGTGCTCAGGTCGGGGATCACGTTGCCGTTCTTGTCCAGATACATGTCCGGCGTGGCGGCCAGCGGGGCCTTTTCCCGGAAGTCCAGGAAGTCCGTGCGGCCGTCGGCCATCTGGATGACCATAAAGCCTCCGCCGCCCAGATTGCCCGCCGCCGGGTAGACCACGGCCAGCGCGTAACCCACGGCCACAGCCGCGTCAATGGCGTTGCCGCCCTTTTTCAGCACGTCCACGCCCACTTTGCTGGCCAGATGCTGGGCGGTGACGACCATGCCGTTTTCCGCGGCCACGGGCGCTACGGACGCCGCCAGCCCCGCGCCCGGCACGGCCAGGCAGAACGAAAGCAGAAACGCCAGGCCACATTGCCAGACGCGCGCGGATACATTTTTCATCCCCATACCTCCTCCTTGGAATGTGTCGCCATGGCCGGAGCGGCCGCCCGCTTCCGGCTTCGGCTCACCCCAGAGCCGCGCTGGTCACGTAGGTCAGCGCTCCCTGGCAGTGGTCGGTCACCAGTTTGGCCGCCAGACCGGCGTCCTTGCGGCGGAGAGCGTCGTAAATGGCGCTGTGCTCGGCCAGAGTTCCCGATTTCAGCGGTGTTTTGCGGGTGTAAAGCCTGTCAAAAAAACGGGTGTACAGATTGCAGCGCAGATAGATGCGCGACCAGGCTTCATAGAGATAGGAATTTTCCGCGGCCCGGACCACGGCATGGTGGAAATCCTCATCCCGGAAGGTGAAGTTGAGAAAATCGTCGCTGTCGATGGCCCGCTCCGTAGCCGCGAGAATACGCTGCATCTCCAGCAGCGCGTTCTTGCGGCCGAGCAGCGCAGCAAGGCGGGCGGCTTCGGATTCAAGCAGAATGCGGACGCTGAAGGCCGCCCGCGCGTCGTCGCCGTTAAGATTGGGAATAAAACAGCCTTTTTTGGGCAGTTTCTGCAGCAGCCCCTCCGCCACCAGACGGTTCAGGGCGATGGTCACGGGCGTGCGGCTCACGCCGAAGCGCTCGGCCAGATCCCGCTCCAGCAAAAAATCGCCGGGCTGATACTTGAGCTTGATGTCTCTGATAATGAGCCGGTAGGCCTTCTGCTCAGCATTTTCTTTATTATTCATGGCAGTTGTCTCCCGGTCTCCGGCCTACTATAGACATCCGTCTGAAACCTGTAAAGTTTTTCCTGCCGCGGAGAAGAATGAAATCTGGGATTTTCCCTTCTTTTTTCTTGACATGAAAATTGGTCAAGAATATTTTTTGTTCAACCGAACTAATGCATTCATTAAAAAATTTTTAGAGAAACGCATTTAAGGATCCCACCAGTTTTTCCGGAGGAGGCTCGTCTGCTGAACATACGTAATTTATAAGCCATATTGTAGAAAATGGGGGTACATCATGTCGGACAAGAGGTTGTTGATTTTGGGCATGGGCCTGCAGGGAAAAGGAGCATTGCATGACGTCCTGGGGCACCGCGTCTTTTCCGGCGTCACCGTGGCCGACTGCGGTCCCAGGTATGAGGCGGAAATGCCGGGCTACGCGGCCAGAGGAGTCAGAGCCGTAAGCCTGGACGCCAATGACACGGAAAACCTGCGCGCGCTCATTGCGGAGCATGACGTCGTCATCGAACTGCTGCCTGTGGAATTCGCCATGAAGGTGGGCCGCCTGGCGGCCGAGGCGGGCGTGCATTTGGTCAGCAGCATGTATTACATCGGCCAGTCCATGACCGACCCGGCCATCTTCCGCAGGATGAAGGCCGAAATGGAAGCCATTGACGCCGAGGCCCGCCGTAAGGACTGCACACTGCTCATCGCATTCGGCATGGACCCCGGCCTGGACCTGATGCTGGGCGCCGACGCTCTGGGCAGGCTGGACGAAATTGACCACTTTTACTCCTACGGCGCGGGCTTTCCCGAGGAGGCCGCCTGCGACAACGCCCTTTCGTACAAATTCTCCTGGTCGCCCCGGAGCACGCTCGTCTCCTACTATCGCGCCACCAAGAAAATCGTGGACGGCCAGGTGGTGGAGGTGCCGGCGGAAAAACTCTACGCGCCGGAAAACACGCACATTCTGCACGACGAAACCCTGGACTGCGATCTTGAGTGCTACGCTGCGGGCAATTGCCAGAATTTTGCCGAGATGTTCGGCATCAGCGGCAAGGTGCGCAACATGAACCGCTTTTCGGCCCGCCGCCCCGGCCACTGCGCTTTCTGGGACGTCATGATCAAATGCGGTTTCCTGCGGGAAGAGCCGGTCATGGTCAAGGGCGCGGCCGTTTCGCCGCTGGATTTCTGCACCGCCCTGCTCACAGCGCAGGAGCAATTCTGGTATCGCGAGCACGAGCGGGACATCGGCTACATCCGGGTGGAGGCCTCTGGCTCCAGGCAGGGCAGGTCCGTGCGCGTGATCCACACCATCATCGACTACGCGGACCCCGCCACAGGCCTCACGTCCATGCAGCGCCTTGTGGGTTTCACGGTCTCCATCGCCGCCGGGCTCATCGCGCGGGGCGCGTTCAAGGAACGGGGCGTGGTCCTGCCCATGGCCATGCCCCTGGACCTCATGCAGGGGGAACTTGCCCGGCGCAACATCACCATCGTCACCAGGGTGGAATAAAAAGCTGCCGCTGAAGTGGAAGTTCAGCGGCAGCATACCCTAAGCTGGAATACCAAAGGTTCTGCGACTCTCCGTATCCCAAACGCTTAAGAGGTACTCTATGAACACGCCTGGCAGACAACCGTCGCTGTTACAGTCAATCATTCCGCTCGTCATGATGTTCGTCATTCTGATGGGCGGGCGTCTCTACCTCAATTACCGCATCGAGCCTCTTATTCTCTGCTCCGCCGTCATTGCCGGACTGATGGCCTGGTACCTGCGCTGCCCCTGGCAGAACCTGGAAGAAGCCATTCTGAACAAAATCGACGTGGCCATGCAGGGCATGCTGGTCATCTTCAGCGTGGGCTGCATGGTCGGGGCCTGGATGTTCTGCGGCACGGTGCCGTATATGGTTTACTGGGGTCTGCAACTGGTGAACCCCAACTACATGCTTTTGAGCGCCTTTCTGATCTGCACGCTCACCTCATGCTGCACCGGCACGTCCTGGGGTTCGGCCGCCACCATCGGCGTGGCCATGATCGGCATCGCCCAGGGCCTGGGCATTCCCCTGGCCCCTGTGGCGGGCGCGGCCCTGAGCGGCTGCTACGTGGGTGACAAGCTCTCGCCGCTTTCCGACACCACCAACCTGGCTCCCGCCGTGGCCGGAGCCAAGACCTACGAACATATCGGGCACATGCTCCATACCACCATTCCCGGCACGATTCTCTGCGTGGCGGTCTTCTTCATCACCTCGTCCAGCTTCACCGGCGACCTGCGCACGCCCGCCGAGGTTCAGGACTTTATGAACCAGTTGACGGAAATTTACAACTTGCACTTCCTACTGGCTGTTCCCGTCATTCTGCTGATCGCCGGTTCGCTGCTCAAGTGGCCTGTCCTGCCGACCATCGTGCTGACCACGGTCTTTTCCGTGGCTCTGGGCTGCCTGATCCAGGGCTTTGATCTCAGGTACGGCATCCTTTCCACCACCACGGGCTTCAAGGTGAGCATGACCCACTATCTGGCCACGCCCATTCCCTCCGTGCAGGCTCTGCTTAATCGCGGCGGCATGATGGGCGTGCTGGAAAATATGGGCATGCTCTGCGTTGCCATGGCCTTCGGCGGCATCATGCACGGCAGCGGCATGCTGACCACGGTGCTGAAAAAACTGCTTGGCCGGGTCCGCACGGACGGGGGCCTGATCATCTCCACCCTTCTGTCCTGCGTGGTGCTCTGCTTTTCCACGGGCTCGGCCTACATGGGCATTCTCATTCCCGGTTCCCTGTTCAAGGATTCCTATCTCAAGCGCCGTCTGCATCCCAAGAACCTGTCCCGCGCCCTGGAGGATTCGGCCACCATGCTCGACGGCGCCATTCCCTGGGCCTCCGGCGCCGTGTACATGAGCGGCGTTCTGGGCGTGAGCGCCTTTGACTACCTTCCGTGGATGGTCTTCAACTACTCCAGCGTCTTCATCGGCCTGGCCTGCGCCATGCTGGGCATCGGCATCGTGAAGATCAGCGCCGACGAAGCCAAACGCCGTCTGGCCGATTCACAAGCGGACACGACCCTGCTGGAAGAGGAAGAAGCTGCGGCCGCCGCTGCATAGCCGCGCTCTTTCGTCCTGACCGCCGCATCCGGATTTCAGGGTGAAAATACCGGCATCCGGATGCGGAGCCGGTGAGCCTACAGCCGGAAAATACGCGCGGGACACGACGCTTCGCCATGACGCGCCGTGACCTAGAGGAACTGAACATGGACCATCGCGCCGCCTGGGGAAGCCGCTTGGGCTTCATCATGACCACAGCGGGATTTGCCGTGGGCCTGGGGGCCATCTGGCGTTTCCCCTACATGATGAGCAAGAACGGCGGCGGAGCCTTTCTTCTGGTCTATCTGCTGGCCACCTTGGTAGTGGGCGTGCCCCTGTTCATCGCGGAGATAGCGCTTGGCCGCCGCACGCGGCACGGCGGCATCCTGGGGATGCGGCGGCTGACGCCGCCGCGCAGCCCGTTCCGGCTGGCGGGTTGGCTGGGCGTGGCGGCAGGCATCGGCATCCTGTCCTATTACAGCGTCATTCTGGCCCTTCTGCTGGTCTACTGGCTGAAAAGCCTTGGCGGCGCCTTTGCTCACGGCACGGACCCGGCAAGTCTCGCCGCCGTGTTCGACGCCGCGTCGTCCGGCGTCCCGGCCCTGGGGCCGTATGTGCTCGCGGCCGTGCTGCTGATGGGCCTCGTCATCCGGGCGGGATTGAAACGCGGCCTGGAACGGGCCTGCAAGTATCTGATGCCCGTGCTGCTGCTTTTTCTGGGCCTTCTGGCGGCCGGATCGCTCTGCCTGCCGGGATCCGGGGAGGGCCTGGCCTGGTTTCTGAAGCCGGATTTCGGACGCATCAACCTTCAGATGGCCCTGGACGCGCTGGGCCATACCTTCTTCGCCGTGGGCATCGGCGTTTCCACGGCGTTCGTCTTCGGCAGCTATCTGAGCGAAAAAAGCAATATCGTGGCCGACGCCCTGATCATCACCGGCATCAACACGGCCGTGTCCATTCTGGCCGGACTGGTCATCTTTCCCGCCATGCACGCCTTCGGCCTGAACAAGGCCGCGGGCGCCGGCCTGATTTTCGAGACCATGCCCGCCATCTTCGCCCATATGCCCGGCGGCTGGCCGCTCAGCGCCGTCTTTTTCTTTCTGCTGATCATTTCGGGCTTCGCCTCCGGGCTGGGCCTAGTGGAGGGCGTTGTAAGCGCCCTGGGCGAAGTTCTGGAGCTGGGCCGCGACACAACCCTGGCGCTGGTCCTGTCGGCCGTGCTGCTGCTGAGCCTTCCCACCCTGCTCTCCTATGGCGAGCACGCGCCCTGGGCCGGCATCCGGCTCTGGGGCAGAAGCATCTTCGTCTTCATCGAATACATGGTCACGGCCCTGATCATGCCCGTGGGAGCGCTGCTGACAAGCCTGTTCGTGGCCCGGCGTTTCGGCTTCGCCGCCTTTGCCGCCGAGGCCAACAAAGGCGCGGGCAGACTCCGCGTAACCCGGCACTGGCAGTTCTTTGTGGTCATTGTGGCGCCCGGCGCGGTGGGGATCATCCTGCTGCTGGGCCTCTGGGCATCCCTGCTCAAATAAAAAACAAGGAGAACGGCATGCTGACTTTCGGAAGCATCGGCTGCGGCAACATGGGCGGCGCCATCCTGGAGGGCGTGGCAAAACTCGGCACATGGCGCGTCATTGGTTTCGATCCCAGCCCGGCGGCCCTTGAGGGATTGCGGGAACGCTGCGGCCTTGCGCCCTGCGCCGATGAAATCGAGACGGCCCGGCAGGCCGACGTGGTGCTTATCGCGGTGAAGCCGCAGCATGTGCGGGGCGTGGTGGAAAAAATAGCTGCCCATCTGACGGGCAAGCTGCTGGTCTCCCTGGCGGCGGGCGTAGCGCTGGAACGGATCAAGACCTACAGCGCCCAAGCCTGCCCGGCCGTCGTCATCATGCCCAATACGCCCGCCATGGTGGGCGAAGGCTGTTGCGCGCTTTGTCTGGACGACCCGACCCTGGACGCAACGCAGAAAAAACTGGTGCTGGAGCTGTTCAGCGCCATCAGCACCGCCGTGGTGCTGCACGAATCCCAGATTCCCGAGTTTTCCGCGCTCATCGGCAGCGGGCCCGCCTTCATCTTCCATCTGCTGGAATCCTTTGTGGAAGCGGGTCTGCGTCTGGGCTTCCCCTACCTCGACGCCAAACAGCTTGTGGAAAAACTCATGCTCGGCAGCGTCAGACTGGCCCAAGAGAACCCCGACACGCCCCACGCCAGACTGCGCATGAACGTCTGCTCGCCCGGCGGTTCATCCATTGCGGGGACCAACGAACTGGACCGTCTGGCTGTGCGCGGGGCCATCATTGACGCTGTTCTGGCCACCCACCGACGGGCTCTGGAAATGGCGTCCTGACGCGCCGGGGCGGAGGCCGCGCGGAACGCCTCCGCCCCGTATCGGGGAACCGGATGCCCGTCCGCTCTTTGCAAGATTCCTCCCGGACGTGCAGGCCGCCATCGGCCTTATCGCGCAATGCCATATGGTGCCCATAACCATCGGCATAGCGTCGCTAACGGGGCTGTGGCGGTTTCGCAATGCGTGCAATACGTCATGCTTCTGTGGGCGCTGGTCCGCGCGGACTGAAATCGCTTCACCCTGGAGCGGCGCTCCTGAGC
Proteins encoded:
- a CDS encoding GntR family transcriptional regulator; the protein is MNNKENAEQKAYRLIIRDIKLKYQPGDFLLERDLAERFGVSRTPVTIALNRLVAEGLLQKLPKKGCFIPNLNGDDARAAFSVRILLESEAARLAALLGRKNALLEMQRILAATERAIDSDDFLNFTFRDEDFHHAVVRAAENSYLYEAWSRIYLRCNLYTRFFDRLYTRKTPLKSGTLAEHSAIYDALRRKDAGLAAKLVTDHCQGALTYVTSAALG
- a CDS encoding saccharopine dehydrogenase family protein, producing the protein MSDKRLLILGMGLQGKGALHDVLGHRVFSGVTVADCGPRYEAEMPGYAARGVRAVSLDANDTENLRALIAEHDVVIELLPVEFAMKVGRLAAEAGVHLVSSMYYIGQSMTDPAIFRRMKAEMEAIDAEARRKDCTLLIAFGMDPGLDLMLGADALGRLDEIDHFYSYGAGFPEEAACDNALSYKFSWSPRSTLVSYYRATKKIVDGQVVEVPAEKLYAPENTHILHDETLDCDLECYAAGNCQNFAEMFGISGKVRNMNRFSARRPGHCAFWDVMIKCGFLREEPVMVKGAAVSPLDFCTALLTAQEQFWYREHERDIGYIRVEASGSRQGRSVRVIHTIIDYADPATGLTSMQRLVGFTVSIAAGLIARGAFKERGVVLPMAMPLDLMQGELARRNITIVTRVE
- the nhaC gene encoding Na+/H+ antiporter NhaC: MNTPGRQPSLLQSIIPLVMMFVILMGGRLYLNYRIEPLILCSAVIAGLMAWYLRCPWQNLEEAILNKIDVAMQGMLVIFSVGCMVGAWMFCGTVPYMVYWGLQLVNPNYMLLSAFLICTLTSCCTGTSWGSAATIGVAMIGIAQGLGIPLAPVAGAALSGCYVGDKLSPLSDTTNLAPAVAGAKTYEHIGHMLHTTIPGTILCVAVFFITSSSFTGDLRTPAEVQDFMNQLTEIYNLHFLLAVPVILLIAGSLLKWPVLPTIVLTTVFSVALGCLIQGFDLRYGILSTTTGFKVSMTHYLATPIPSVQALLNRGGMMGVLENMGMLCVAMAFGGIMHGSGMLTTVLKKLLGRVRTDGGLIISTLLSCVVLCFSTGSAYMGILIPGSLFKDSYLKRRLHPKNLSRALEDSATMLDGAIPWASGAVYMSGVLGVSAFDYLPWMVFNYSSVFIGLACAMLGIGIVKISADEAKRRLADSQADTTLLEEEEAAAAAA
- a CDS encoding sodium-dependent transporter, encoding MDHRAAWGSRLGFIMTTAGFAVGLGAIWRFPYMMSKNGGGAFLLVYLLATLVVGVPLFIAEIALGRRTRHGGILGMRRLTPPRSPFRLAGWLGVAAGIGILSYYSVILALLLVYWLKSLGGAFAHGTDPASLAAVFDAASSGVPALGPYVLAAVLLMGLVIRAGLKRGLERACKYLMPVLLLFLGLLAAGSLCLPGSGEGLAWFLKPDFGRINLQMALDALGHTFFAVGIGVSTAFVFGSYLSEKSNIVADALIITGINTAVSILAGLVIFPAMHAFGLNKAAGAGLIFETMPAIFAHMPGGWPLSAVFFFLLIISGFASGLGLVEGVVSALGEVLELGRDTTLALVLSAVLLLSLPTLLSYGEHAPWAGIRLWGRSIFVFIEYMVTALIMPVGALLTSLFVARRFGFAAFAAEANKGAGRLRVTRHWQFFVVIVAPGAVGIILLLGLWASLLK
- the proC gene encoding pyrroline-5-carboxylate reductase, with product MLTFGSIGCGNMGGAILEGVAKLGTWRVIGFDPSPAALEGLRERCGLAPCADEIETARQADVVLIAVKPQHVRGVVEKIAAHLTGKLLVSLAAGVALERIKTYSAQACPAVVIMPNTPAMVGEGCCALCLDDPTLDATQKKLVLELFSAISTAVVLHESQIPEFSALIGSGPAFIFHLLESFVEAGLRLGFPYLDAKQLVEKLMLGSVRLAQENPDTPHARLRMNVCSPGGSSIAGTNELDRLAVRGAIIDAVLATHRRALEMAS